In one Pyxidicoccus xibeiensis genomic region, the following are encoded:
- a CDS encoding beta-ketoacyl-ACP synthase, translating into MTPPVFLNQLGLVCALGAGKREVTEALFGDRPAGVAPSPDFAARTLHVGRVTTPLASTDVLPAPLRSRNNALLLTALAELRPAIDAALSRYGPERVAIVLGTSTSGIGESEVAIAEHVATGQLPGHFDLQQQELGSAALALNHLLRVAGPSHVISTACSSSAKALASAARLLRSGVADAVITGGADSLCRFTVAGFSSLESVSEARCNPMSVNRRGINIGEAAALFLMTREPGPVRLAGWGESSDAHHLSAPEPGGRGALAAMRGALERAGLAPSDVDYVNLHGTATPHNDAMESLAVHALLGGGVAASSTKPLTGHTLGAAGALEAALGWLTLTDNPRGRLPPHWWDGEPDPALPALALVKPGQSLGRPPRHVLSNSFAFGGSNAALVLAGA; encoded by the coding sequence ATGACCCCTCCCGTCTTCCTGAACCAGCTCGGCCTCGTCTGCGCCCTGGGCGCCGGCAAGCGCGAGGTGACCGAGGCCCTCTTCGGAGACAGGCCCGCGGGCGTGGCGCCGAGCCCGGACTTCGCCGCGCGGACGCTCCACGTGGGACGCGTCACCACACCACTCGCCAGCACGGACGTGCTGCCCGCGCCGCTGCGCAGCCGGAACAACGCGCTGCTGCTCACCGCGCTGGCGGAGCTCCGCCCGGCCATCGATGCCGCCCTCTCCCGCTATGGCCCGGAGCGAGTGGCCATCGTCCTGGGCACCAGCACCTCCGGCATCGGTGAGAGCGAGGTGGCCATCGCCGAGCACGTGGCGACGGGGCAGCTGCCCGGGCACTTCGACCTCCAGCAGCAGGAGCTGGGCTCGGCGGCCCTGGCGCTGAACCACCTGCTGCGGGTGGCGGGCCCTTCACACGTCATCTCCACCGCGTGCTCCTCCAGCGCCAAGGCCCTGGCCAGCGCCGCGCGGCTCTTGCGCTCGGGCGTGGCCGACGCCGTCATCACCGGCGGCGCGGACTCGCTGTGCCGCTTCACGGTGGCCGGGTTCTCCTCGCTGGAGTCGGTGAGCGAGGCCCGCTGCAACCCGATGAGCGTGAATCGCCGCGGCATCAACATCGGCGAGGCCGCGGCCCTGTTCCTGATGACGCGCGAGCCGGGGCCGGTGCGGCTCGCGGGCTGGGGCGAGTCCTCGGACGCCCACCACCTCTCCGCCCCCGAGCCCGGCGGCCGGGGCGCGCTGGCCGCCATGCGCGGGGCGCTGGAGCGCGCGGGCCTCGCGCCCTCGGACGTGGACTACGTCAACCTGCACGGCACCGCGACGCCCCACAACGACGCGATGGAGAGCCTGGCGGTGCATGCGCTGCTGGGGGGAGGCGTGGCGGCCAGCTCCACCAAGCCGCTCACCGGCCACACGCTCGGGGCCGCGGGCGCGCTCGAGGCGGCGCTGGGCTGGCTCACCCTGACGGACAACCCGCGCGGACGGCTGCCTCCGCACTGGTGGGACGGCGAGCCCGACCCCGCCCTCCCCGCCCTGGCGCTGGTGAAGCCCGGGCAGTCGCTGGGACGACCACCGCGCCATGTCCTGAGCAACTCGTTCGCCTTTGGTGGCAGCAATGCCGCCCTCGTCCTGGCGGGGGCCTGA
- a CDS encoding ApeP family dehydratase has translation MRTAISYDIADLVPHADRMRLLDRVVEGDAESLVAEVTLREDFLFHENGGVGGWVGVELMAQTIGAWAGWQARLRGEPPKVGFLLGTRRYDCSRPTFKTGERLRIEVHRKFWADNGLGQFDCTLGIDGVTVATAALTVFEPQVPGDVMKVGTDE, from the coding sequence ATGCGCACCGCAATCTCCTACGACATCGCCGACCTGGTCCCCCACGCCGACCGCATGCGCCTGCTGGACCGGGTGGTGGAGGGCGACGCGGAGAGCCTGGTGGCCGAGGTGACCCTCCGCGAGGACTTTCTCTTCCACGAGAATGGCGGTGTGGGCGGCTGGGTGGGAGTCGAGCTCATGGCGCAGACGATTGGCGCATGGGCCGGATGGCAGGCGCGGCTCCGAGGCGAGCCGCCGAAGGTGGGGTTCCTGCTCGGCACCCGCCGCTATGATTGCAGCCGGCCCACGTTCAAGACGGGGGAGCGGCTGCGCATCGAGGTCCACCGGAAGTTCTGGGCGGACAACGGGCTGGGCCAGTTCGACTGCACCCTGGGCATTGACGGCGTGACGGTGGCCACGGCCGCGCTGACGGTGTTCGAGCCGCAGGTCCCGGGAGATGTGATGAAGGTGGGCACGGATGAGTGA
- the fabG gene encoding 3-oxoacyl-ACP reductase FabG produces MSDKTVLVTGSSRGIGRAIALRLARDGYDVVVHCRSQVEQAEAVATQVRELGRNARVLQFDVSDRAATERVLLADVEAHGCYYGVVCNAGLARDTPFPGMSAEDWDVVIHTNLDAFYNVLNPLSLPLVRRRKPGRIVTLSSVSGIIGNRGQVNYSAAKAGIIGATKALAVELASRGITVNCVAPGLIETEMVEPHVVEEALKMIPARRMGRPEEVAAAVSFLMSEDAGYITRQVLSVNGGLIG; encoded by the coding sequence ATGAGTGACAAGACGGTTCTGGTGACAGGCTCGAGCCGCGGCATCGGCCGCGCCATCGCCCTGCGCCTGGCGCGCGACGGCTACGACGTCGTGGTGCACTGCCGCAGCCAGGTGGAGCAGGCGGAGGCGGTGGCCACGCAGGTGCGCGAGCTGGGCCGGAACGCCCGGGTGCTGCAGTTCGACGTGTCCGACCGCGCCGCGACGGAGCGGGTGCTCCTGGCCGACGTGGAGGCGCACGGCTGCTACTACGGCGTGGTGTGCAACGCCGGGCTGGCCCGGGACACCCCCTTCCCCGGCATGTCCGCCGAGGACTGGGACGTGGTGATTCACACCAACCTCGACGCCTTCTACAACGTGCTCAATCCGCTCTCGCTGCCGCTGGTGCGGCGGCGCAAGCCGGGGCGCATCGTCACGCTCTCCTCCGTGTCCGGCATCATCGGCAACCGGGGGCAGGTGAACTACAGCGCGGCGAAGGCGGGCATCATCGGCGCCACCAAGGCCCTGGCGGTGGAGCTGGCGAGCCGGGGGATTACCGTGAACTGCGTGGCCCCCGGGTTGATTGAGACGGAGATGGTGGAGCCGCACGTCGTGGAAGAGGCCCTGAAGATGATTCCGGCCAGGCGCATGGGCCGGCCCGAGGAAGTCGCCGCCGCGGTCAGCTTCCTGATGAGCGAGGACGCCGGCTACATCACCCGGCAGGTGCTGTCGGTCAACGGAGGGCTCATCGGATGA
- a CDS encoding beta-ketoacyl-ACP synthase codes for MKRVVVTGVGALSPLGHDWPTVEARLKSLRNAVKVMEEWKQYDGLHTHVGAPAAPFELPPQTYSRKTMRAMGRVAMLATRASELALGDAGLLGDPLVKSGRMGISYGSSAGTPANMGDFGRMVTEKTTEGITATTYVRMMSHTAAVNIGVFFGITGRIITTSSACTSGSQGIGYAYEAIKLGRQVAMLAGGAEELDATGAAVFDTLFATSTKCNDTPELTPRPFHAQRDGLVLGEGACTLVLEELEHARARGARIHAELIGYGTNSDGRHITQPYAETMAQAMSLALEDAGISPSAVGYVNAHGTATDQGDVAESEATHRIFGERMPISSLKSYMGHTLGACGALEAWMSLEMMRSGWFAPTLHLERDSVDPRCAPLDYVTGNGRRIQTDVVMSNNFAFGGINTSLLFRRWE; via the coding sequence ATGAAGCGCGTGGTCGTCACGGGCGTTGGCGCCCTCAGCCCCCTGGGACATGACTGGCCCACGGTGGAGGCGCGGCTGAAGTCGCTGCGCAACGCGGTGAAGGTGATGGAGGAGTGGAAGCAGTACGACGGGCTGCACACGCATGTCGGTGCCCCCGCGGCCCCCTTCGAGCTGCCGCCCCAGACGTACTCGCGCAAGACGATGCGGGCCATGGGCCGGGTGGCCATGCTGGCCACGCGCGCCAGCGAGCTCGCGCTCGGTGACGCCGGGCTCCTGGGAGACCCGCTGGTGAAGAGCGGCCGGATGGGCATCTCCTACGGCTCGTCCGCGGGCACGCCGGCCAACATGGGCGACTTCGGCCGGATGGTGACGGAGAAGACCACCGAGGGCATCACCGCCACGACGTACGTGCGGATGATGTCGCACACGGCGGCGGTGAACATCGGCGTCTTCTTCGGAATCACCGGACGCATCATCACCACCTCCAGCGCGTGTACCTCGGGGAGCCAGGGCATCGGCTACGCCTACGAGGCCATCAAGCTGGGGCGGCAGGTGGCCATGCTCGCGGGAGGCGCCGAGGAGCTCGACGCCACCGGGGCCGCGGTGTTCGACACGCTGTTCGCCACCAGCACGAAGTGCAACGACACGCCGGAGCTGACGCCGCGCCCCTTCCACGCACAGCGGGATGGGCTGGTGCTGGGAGAAGGCGCCTGCACCCTGGTGCTCGAGGAGCTGGAGCACGCCCGGGCGCGGGGCGCGAGAATCCACGCCGAGCTCATCGGCTACGGCACGAACAGCGACGGGCGCCACATCACCCAGCCCTACGCGGAGACCATGGCCCAGGCCATGTCGCTGGCCCTGGAGGACGCGGGGATTTCTCCCTCGGCGGTGGGCTACGTGAATGCCCACGGGACGGCCACCGACCAGGGCGACGTGGCGGAGAGCGAGGCGACGCACCGCATCTTCGGGGAGCGGATGCCCATCTCCTCACTCAAGAGCTACATGGGCCACACGCTGGGCGCCTGCGGCGCGCTGGAGGCATGGATGAGCCTGGAGATGATGCGCTCCGGCTGGTTCGCCCCGACGCTCCATCTGGAGCGCGACTCGGTGGATCCCCGCTGCGCGCCGTTGGACTATGTCACGGGGAATGGTCGAAGGATTCAGACCGACGTCGTCATGAGTAACAACTTCGCCTTCGGCGGCATCAACACGTCGTTGCTCTTCCGCCGGTGGGAGTGA
- a CDS encoding excinuclease ATPase subunit, whose amino-acid sequence MKKALSLSLLALTLSSPALARDTVYMVPLSEVLQMAEAKTKLDGSVKFYLAGQKTPKVLETLNSDVTNKKTNGVGKSDEEGCKWATLSALIALQQSAKKNGANAVVDIVSYYKKNEVKNAKEIECHAGSFVVGVALKGTYAKVAAK is encoded by the coding sequence ATGAAGAAGGCACTGTCCCTGTCGCTGCTGGCGCTCACCCTCTCCAGCCCGGCGCTCGCCCGAGATACCGTCTACATGGTCCCGCTCTCCGAGGTGCTGCAGATGGCGGAGGCCAAGACGAAGCTGGACGGCTCGGTGAAGTTCTACCTGGCCGGCCAGAAGACGCCGAAGGTGCTGGAGACGCTGAACAGCGACGTCACCAACAAGAAGACCAACGGCGTGGGCAAGTCGGACGAGGAAGGCTGCAAGTGGGCGACGCTCTCGGCGCTGATTGCCCTGCAGCAGAGCGCCAAGAAGAACGGCGCCAACGCCGTCGTGGACATCGTCAGCTACTACAAGAAGAACGAGGTCAAGAACGCCAAGGAGATCGAGTGCCACGCGGGCTCGTTCGTCGTGGGCGTGGCCCTCAAGGGGACCTACGCGAAGGTCGCCGCGAAGTAA